The sequence aaataactgTCACAGTTACCTACCACTGATAATTTTGCAGCAATCCTTCTGGTCTTTTTTCCTGTTCATATTCACATGTTCAGCTTCTGTTTCTAGTTCATGACTATTTTTGTACTTTTACCTCTCAGACGATATAGACATAGCCTAGTGTTGGCATCAGTGGGCTTCTTAATACCAACATAACTGGTATTGCTTCTGATGAAAGGGGCTATGTcagcctctctccccttcctcccctatCACACAGTTTTTTTTGATCTGAACGAAGTTAGCCTTTCTCACCTGAAAACCACAGCTGCAGCCAGCTGACCTGCCAGGGCCAGCCCTATAGGATTGTTCTCACCTGCCTATAATGAGATGTGGCTGAGATGAGGGAGgcaagggaaaggagagaagaggtCACAGTGGGAAGAAAACCTGCATgacttagaaaacatcactaaggAAACAGTAAGGATTCTCTCAgcgactttcctggtggctcagacggtacagcgtctgcctacaatgcgggagacccaggttcgatccgtgggtggggaagatctcctggagaaggaaatggcaaccctctccagtactcttgcctggaaaatcccatggacggaggagcgtggtaggctacagtccatggcgtcacgaagagtcggacacgactgagccacttcacttcactttgcgtTAGTCCCGTTAGCACCAAGAATGCCATAGTTCAGTTCGTACAGAGCTCAGAGAACAGACAGCAGGTGAGGACTTGCTGAGCTGTAAGCAGACTGACCTGACCTCCAGTCCTGTGACCTGCTGCTCCTCGTGTAGGGTTCCCCACTGAAGGACTCGGCCCAGCGGTTTGGCGGGGAGGAGAGACGGAAGCTCTGGCCCGCCTGGATAAGCACCTGGAACGGAAGGTATGGCCCCGGTTCTGAGACACAGGGCTTCAGGTGCTGACACCCCCCATGCAGCCAGGGAGATGGAGCCAGGTTCGTGTCCCTTAGTGCCTCTTAACTCAAGCTGGCTGAAGGAGTCTTTATGTCAGTAACAGCAACAAGAGCAGCTACCGCTTAGAGCGTGCTCACACCATGGGCTGGTCATGGGCTGAGCATCTCTAGGTCTAGCACCTGCTTTGCTATTTCCTTTCATCTTTCCATCTGCCCTGCAAGGTAGGTATTAAGCTCTCCATTTTACCGATGAGGAAATCAAGACTTCCggtggttaagtaacttgcctgaggtcacgtAGTTACTAAGTAGCAGAGTGAGATCTTGTTCTACATGGTTCTAAAACTTGGGCTAGATTGCTTTTTTCCCATCTGTGTGTCCCCTTACTAAGAGGTCAGTGGGTAAGAGGACAGATACTCTCTTACTAAGAGGATATCTGGTAGTGAGCCCACTCCCAGAGTCCGAGGTGGGCTTAGCTCTACTTTACCCACTTGAACTGAGATTGGGGAAGGGTTGGGTCACCACAGGAACATTAAGTGTTGTTACCAGAAAGAGGGGGCCAAACAATATGATCTTTACCAGTGGGTTACCCAGTAGTAGCTGAGGGCAAACATCTCTCCACAAAAGTGTCCCAGttattaaatgaaaaaggaaCAATGGAATCTTGCAGCCCCTAGTGATTCACTAATGACTGCTAATGTCAAGGATAGCGGCCGTCAGGCATGCTCCCCCTGTAGTCTTGGCAAAGACAGGAAACCTGAGTCCAAGCCAGTCTGGTACCAGCCACCAGTCTGCAAGCAGCACAGAGGCCAGAGGAATGCGTTGAACTGCACCCGTAAGAACACAGGGAAATCTTGTATTGTGGGAATTAGTGCAAGTCAAAGGTCTTGAGTTCTTTTACAAGAAATCtaaagggaaaagaaggaaatggcaggaaatgcatagaataaaataaataacacgTCAAACTCTTTTACATGACCAAGACTAAACAAAATGTGCCTAGGGACGTATATTTGgatgaaaaaagaatagaaaacacttaaaaatgcAAGGAATAACTGAAAAGGTGAAGCCCTCCCTTCCTAATGTGCTttgcaaaaaacagaaaaatataaacatttttaaatgccagGACCTGATTATTAACAAAGTTGGGCAGGTGGTCACTGATGGAGCAGGGAAGGGACCTGACTGGCCAGGATGTAGGTGGGCTTCTGGGGTGGCCGGCAAGGTACTGATTCTTGAACTTTGGTGGTGGTTGCAGAGGCATTTGCCTTGGAATAATTCATTAAGCCACCCATCAGTGTGCTTTTGTATCTATGTTTCACttaaaaagattttcaaagaGTGGTGGGCAAGGATGTGAGCAGGCAAATACACCTTGTGTCAGAGGTGTTTAACCAATACCTGAGGATCACCTGCTGGGAAGGTGGCCTTGAGGCTGAGGCTTGAAGGAAGAGTCAAAATTAACCAAGGAAAGGGAGCTGCGTGTGCAAAGGCTAGCAAGAGCATAATGCTTCAAGAAGAGTGGCGAGGGAGGAAGCTAGAAACATGGGCCTCCTGCAGACTGCAGGGTGCTTGTGAGCCTTGTTTAGGATTTGGAACTCTAGCCTGAGAACACCAGGAGGCCTGGTGCAGGCGTTGCCCTCAGGGACAGGCATTTTAAAGAACCACTCTGCTCCCAGTGTGGACAGTGGACTAGAGGGGACAAGAACTGAtgcagagaggcaggtgggaggctGTCACAGTTGTCCAGTATAGATAGTCTTAACCTAAACCAGGTCGATGGCAATAGGGAATGGAAAGAAAAGGACAGAGTGGAGAAATACTTGGACAGTAGGATTGACATGACCTGGTGAGGGAGGGCAGGTGAAGGTGATAGCCAGGCTCTTGGCTTGGGCAGCGAGGTGGATGACAATGCACTTTCTGAGGCAAGGCATGCCAATGGAAGGGCAGTTTAAAGAAAAGAGCCTGCTACCCTTGAGGCCTGAAAGTCAATCAAGTGGATATCTCTGACGGGGAGTTGGATAGGTGATTTGGGAGTCTAGGTCGCAGTCGGGGTGCAGGCTAGAGTCGTGGTGATTGTCTGCAAGGAAATAGCCTTAGAGGATCCACGGGACAGGATGAACTCGGCTGGAGCACAGTGGGGTAGAGGCCCTAGGACAGAGCCCTGGGACGCCAATACTTAAGGGGTTGTGAGTCGCGGTGGAGCTGGTGAAACATGAATGGCCAACCAGGTGAGAGGTGACCGGGGCCAACGGAATGGTGGGTGTGGAGACGGGGGCGCGGGCAGCAGGGTGAGTGGCTGGGAGGTCCAGAaacaaaaggacagaaaatgcCCACAGGATTCAGTGGCGTGGACATCATGGAGGCTCTGGTGGGAGTGGTGGAGGGGGACGTGGAGGTGGGTTCGAGGAAATAGAGTGAGGCTGGCCATGAAGGGAGGAAAGAGGATGCAGGGGGAGTCTGCAGGGTGACTGGaaggtatttgtttttgttttgtttgcaaagAACCGAGACCATTTCCCCAGTGTTCTTGGAGTGGACACGGAAGAGAGGGAGAGGTGGGATGTATGCAAGAAGGAATGGAGGAGGGCTCCAGAGCCAGGTGGGGGCCTTAGGCTTGGGCAGGGTCTCAGCGGGGGTGGGTGCAGGTGAGTCTGTAGATTTGGTGGCTAAAAGTTGAGATGTTTCCTACCTGATGGCTTTCATTTCCTTATCATGAGGAAAGAAGGTCATCTGCTGAAGAGGGGTGGGTAAGTATGGAATTGGAGATCTCAAGAGGGTATAAGTTTGTGAAATAGTCCTCACAAAGAACAAGAGGGCATTAGgaattgagaaagaaaatagttgTTAGAGGGAGTGGAAAAGACTGGAGTCAGTCCCTCCGCCCCGTCTCTTACCATCTCTGTAACGCTTCTTAGCcttatttcctcattttcaaaAGGAGGTGACAAATGCTACCTCACGGGATTGTTAATAGCAAATGAGAGAACAGGTGTCCCTGAGTTGTGGAGGTTAAGCACCCTCCCAGCAGCTGCTGATGAGAGAAACAAGACAAGTGACCCCCGCAATTCATGACTATGGGTCCGCAGTAGTGGGTTTCTCAGTGCTGTGAGCGGCGGGCGGAAGGGCCTGGGTGAGTGTTCACAGCCTCAGGGCGCCTGTGGCAGCTGGAGCTGAACGAGAGCGGTCCTCTTCTGTGACGTGGGAGCCCCATTCCTTTCTTCTGTAGGGTCGTGGCCCGTTCCGTGCTTTCAGAAACTTTCAGATCTGTCAGTTTATTTAATCTCCAGCAGGTAGGAAACTTTCTTCTCATGTAATAGAAAAGTTGCTGAGGGGCTAAATAACTTACTACAGTCATAGCACAAATTAAACAGAGTCAGGGTGAGAACTTGGGCCCCATTTTTTGGTTGGTGGTGGTTCCATCAGAAATTGTGCCAGCCTGCAGGGGTGGGACGTGCACAGGACTCTTGTCCAGGCTCCGTGGCCTTCTGGTCTCCGACCTTAAGCAGGTTCCTTAACCACCGGGTGCATCAGGCGTTTTCCTCGGCAGCATCCCAGTCTGCCCTTCCTCCGCCCTCTCTTCCTGCTGCAGGCCTGGGTTGCCAACTACGAGAGGCCCCGGATGAATGCCAACTCCCTGCTGGCCAGCCCCACGGGCCTCAGCCCCTACCTGCGCTTTGGCTGCCTCTCCTGCCGTCTCTTCTACTACCGCCTGTGGGACCTGTACAAGAAGGTGAGTGCCGTCAGCCCGCCCCCGCGTGCCGCCGAGAGGACCGGGGTCTTCTGGGCCTGCAGGGAGGCCTTCCTTCGGGCTAAAGTGTGGGTACTGTCCAGAGACAGTGGGGAGGAGGCCACGTCTGAGAGGTGGCAGAGCCAAGCACAGCCCCAACCGCCGATGGAAACCAAATCCAGCTTCTCAAGGGGAGCCGGACTGGCCGACCTCAGGGTGTGAGCCTGGGGTGGCAGCGCTGCCAGCAGCAGGGGGCTGAGGACTGAGCCCtcagggtgggaggcagggtgggCAAGGCTGCAGCCAGTCCTGAGGTGAGGAGCACCGTGGCCGGCTACGGGGCGGTGTCCAGACCATCTCGCAGCGCTTGCCCATCAGTGATGAGGAAGTAGCCAGAGGGCTGAATGCAGGGCTGGATGGGGCAACAGGCAGGGCGCCTTGTGTGTTCCCGCCCCCACAAAGAGAGAGGGCCACACCTCCAGCTCTTCAGATTCATCGGGTCATCCTTGCATCTGCGTTGTTTCATGTGTCCTTACTGTTGCCAGTGTCCAGATTTTGTGGCCTGGGGTAGCCTTGCCAGCTCAGTGGGTAACCTTGTGATTTTAGGAAAATTATCAttcccttggggcttcccaggtggcacagtggtaaagaatctgcctgccaatgcaggagacacaagagacacagatacctggattgggaagatcccctggaggagggcgtggccacccactccagcattcttgcctggagaatcccagggacagaggagcctggggctacatacagtccagagggttgaaaagagttggatgtgactgagtataCACGCATCATTCGCTTGGAGGTCTGATGTCTTAGGTCCTTCATGGCCCCAGATCCAGGCTGTTGGGCATCACGTATTTAACCAAAATCTAGACTGAGCGTTTTTGTGTCTGTGCTGTTGAGAAACTCCCTTTGAAGCTTTAGAAAGTGGAGCTACACACAGGCCCCTGAGGACAAGGGTCATGACCAGCCTGGGGAGCTCGGTTCCCAGCTCCTGAGTCCCGCAGCACTGCCCCTTCCGCTTCCTGCCGACCCTCAGCCGTTCTTGGTGCTCAGAGCAGCAGTGGGCACAACCAGGGTGCCGGGTTCAGTCTGCGGGCACCCTCTGCCATGTCTCCCAGGGCATGGCCCCTCCAtgcatgagggtggaggtggCAGCTCTGGATTCCTTCGTGGGGAGGCCTGAGTGGTGCCGGGGCGGGGCCCACATTTGTACCTGTGCCGTCCCCGCCCCCAGGTGAAGCGGAACAGCACGCCCCCGCTCTCCCTGTTCGGGCAACTCCTGTGGCGAGAGTTCTTTTACACAGCGGCCACCAACAACCCCAGGTTCGACCGCATGGAGGGGAACCCCATCTGCATCCAGATCCCCTGGGATCGCAACCCTGAGGCCCTGGCCAAGTGGGCCGAGGGCAAGACAGGCTTCCCCTGGATTGACGCCATCATGAcccagctgaggcaggagggcTGGATCCACCACCTGGCCCGGCACGCCGTGGCCTGCTTCCTCACGCGCGGGGACCTCTGGGTCAGCTGGGAGAGCGGTGTCCGGGTGAGTGCTCTCTCAGCGGGCAGCCCccttgggggctggggggtgggctgGGACCCCTGGGTCCAGGAAATTCCCTCCGGATCCTTCTTGGCTTGCCCGCAGCAGAAGGCTTtgatgcccttctccagggggcatGTGGTAATGGGGGGAGACCCATGGTCGTAGGCCCCCCAGAGGCTCATGGTTTCTCCTGCCTGCGTCTAGGTGTTCGATGAGCTGCTCCTGGACGCGGATTTCAGCGTGAACGCCGGCAGCTGGATGTGGCTGTCCTGCAGCGCTTTCTTCCAGCAGTTCTTCCACTGCTACTGCCCGGTGGGCTTTGGCCGCCGCACAGACCCCAGTGGAGACTACATCAGGTGAGGATGCAGACCAGGCTCTCTGACCACTGCAGCCTCCTCCTTGGGTGACATACACTTGGCCTTTGAAGGAGGCTCCCAGCGCACTGACAGGTCATCTGGTGGGTGTGTTTCAGGCGATACCTGCCGAAACTGAAAGGGTTCCCCTCCCGGTACATCTACGAGCCCTGGAACGCCCCAGAGTCCATTCAGAAGGCAGCCAAGTGTGTCATTGGTGTGGACTACCCCCGGCCCATCGTCAACCACGCCGAGGCCAGCCGGCTCAACATCGAGCGGATGAAGCAGGTTTACCAGCAGCTCTCCCGCTACCGGGGACTCTGTAAGGAGCCACCCCCCAACCATCCCCTCATCCCCGAACAGAGGGGACAGCACCTCCAGCCTcccggggtggggatggggatggggattcCCAGATATTTGCAGAGGGACACCGCTGAGCACTGCCTTTCAGGCTGTTGACTTGACTTCCTGGGCACAGGCCGCTCAGGCTGGCCTGAATTAGCTACAGCCAGTGGAGAGAGATAGGACCTAGGACCCCACTGTCTTGTCCTCACTGGCCCTGGGGACCTGTGCAGTCCTGTGAGTTTGCATTCCAATTactcccctgcctccttcccaggTCTGCTGGCGTCTGTCCCTTCCTGTGTGGAAGACCTCAGCAACCCAGTTGCGGAGCCCAGCTCAAGCCAGGCGGGGAGCTCGAGCAGTGCAGGTGAGTACAGCTGGCCTCCGGGGGCCTGTGCCCGTCCCAGGGGCACTGCAGAGCTACCCCCACCTCAGTCTCGGGGGCCTGAGGACGGAGACCAGAACACTCATGCCCCGGTGGAGCTCGTATTCCCCCTGGGGACACGGATGGTAAAGGAACCGTGCAGGGTCATATCAGATACCAAGTGCTTTGCGGGAAAGTAAAGTCGAATGACCTGATAAaagagccctggggaggggggtgaCTTTAGGTGGAGGGCCCTACGTGGTAAGCAGAGCCAGCCTTTCGAGAACAGGGGAAGAGCATCCCAGGCAAAGGGAATAGCAAGaaaagacacagagacagaatTGAGCTGCCTGTCCCAGGAATGAGAGGAGGGAGGCCAGTGGGGCCAGCATGTCCTGAGTGACGAGCTGGAGTGAGACGAGGATGGATGGCCGGAGCAGCGCCATGTAGACTCCGCGTCCACGGGGAGGGTTAGCATTCCCTCATGTGCAGGGAGAAGGCGCTGATGGGGTCAGCAGGGCAGAGGCATGACTGCTTTGTGATTTGTGATTTGTGTGGAGAGCACAGTGTGGGCAGGAACCCCTGAGGACGGGGAGGCTGGACGGGGAGACAAGTCATCCAGGCAGGAGGTGGCAGGAGAGAGGGGTAGGCAGACTTGCCCCCTTCTTAACCTCTGCCTTTCAGCTCTGGGGCGAAGACTGGCAAGTTCAGACTGTAGAGAACTACAGAGCTTTTTTTACTTTGCCCGGCCAGCTGGGCTCCACAGGGGAGAGTGTGCTCATCCCAGCTTCGGGAGGCTGGTTGCAGAGGGAAGGCCTCAGTCCCTGAGCAAGGATAGCTGCCAGGCCCATCGTCTCTGGCCTGTAGCCCTTGGGACTTGGGGCCCAGAGCTGGCACTGCTGCCTGCAGGCTTGGTCATGTTCTCCTCGGATATTTCCAGGCGGTCACTGCTGAAAGGAGGGGGTCGGGTTTGAGGAGCAGTCTCCCTGCCCCCTAAAGAGCAGCCTTTGCACAGATGAGGGTCATGTTGGCTGAACACATGCGTCCGTGTGACACTGACCTGCTTCCCTCCAGGCCCAAGACCACTGCCCGGGGGCCCAGCGTCTCCCAAGCGCAAACTGGAAGCAGCGGAGGAGCCGCCTGGTGGAGAGCTGAGCAAACGGGCCAGGGTGGCAGAGTCGCTCCCCTCAGAACTGCCAAGCAGGGGCGTCTGAGAGTGAGTGAGGCCACGGAGTGGAAGGGAGGCGGGAGTGAGAAGGGGGAGAGATGGGGTGAGGTGCATAAAACCCAGCAAACGAACGGGATTAAAGCCTGGTGAGGACTGCATGACTTTTTTAGGATTTCAGCTCAAATTCTACCGTTCTGACTTTTACACCTTCTAATActaaaaagagaatttaaagatAAAGCCTTGTTCCTTCTTTGCTAgctatgggaaagaaaaaaaaaaacaaaaagactcttTCTACCTATCAAAGTGAGCCAGATCCAAAACAAAGAAAGCGGAGACCTGGATGTGAAGCTGAGGGGGATGTCgtcccagggcagggctgggagtgctccaggcccctctgccagTTGCCCCGACGGGCTGTGCGCTTGAGGctggccagcagagggcagcacaTACTTCCAGAATGTAGGCTTAGGGGTGCTTGGAGGCTCACTCAGCCCAGCCCCCCACCGACTGGAAGACCCAGGCTTCCAGTCAGTTATCTGTGCCTCTTACAGCCACGCCTCCATCCACGTCTTTCTTGTGGCTTCAGTTCTGCATTTCCCTCTCAGCACTCATCTTCCTTGGAAGCCCCTGAATGTCTTCAAAAACCAAAACCTggctcttccttcccttctgggGAAGATATAAATTACTATCCACTTTGGGTCATCATCTTGGGCTGTTCCTTATGTACTGTGTCGGCAAGATTAGATGGGAAGGGAATTTTCTTCATGAAgccaattctttttttctaagcTCTTGCACCTCAAGGCCAGGCGGGGCCATCTGGTCTGTTCATCTAGACTCACATGTCAGTGATGCGGCAAATGTTTGATGCCCTTTACCCAACTAGGCTCTTTGTCACAGACGTCACAGGCGGACAGAGTTGTGTTATCTCGTCCTGGGAGTACTGGCAACCTTAGACATTACCTCTTAGTTCTCTCTTAACTCTGTGGTACTAAGCAAAGTTCATTCTGTCTTACAAATCTGGAACTTGCCAGGCTGATGCTCTGACTTTCAGGTGAGAAGATCAGAGAACAGAGAGGTTAAACGTCGGGGTCATGGTTGCTCAGGAAGGTATTGGCACCCACTTGCGCCTGAAACTGTTGCCAGCAAACGTGTGAGGAAAGGCCGCTTAGGACATAAACACAGTACGATGCCTGTCCGTAAGGGTGTAATAGTCTGCCTAGAAAAGCAGGACTCATGATCTATAATTCCTGGACAGATGATTCAGGCTCCACCAGCTTAGCCTTAGACAGATTTTGGTGAGCTAGAGAGATCCAGGAGGACAGCACAGAAGTTTTACCCTAGAGGACCTGGAAGACGAATTTAGGCAGCAAGGGGGGCGTTTCCGACAAGAACAACAGCTTAATGATTACATGATCTTgtgcaaattacttaacctctctgagacttGGTTTCCTCACCAAAATTTAGGTTCTTGTTACAAAGATTGAATGATTAAATACATGAGTTAGTAATGTATGAGGCTGCTAGAATAAAAAACATGACTACTGTGGTGAAAACAAAAGAAGGATTTAGTTTTCTTAAGGAACAAAAGGCCCAGAGCAGAGTGTTGCTGGTTTGGGTTTGATGGCTCAACAATGTCAGAGCCAATTTTTCTGAGATCCTCTTGTTTCTTGGCCTTAAGGTGGCTGCCACAGCTTCAGCCATCAATTCCTTGCTCAaagcaaaaaagagaagaaatcacaGAGACAGCTGCACTCATTCATTTGATAAACATGTATCGAGTGATCACACTTTGCCAGACACCATTGTAGGCACTGGATATGGTTGTGAACATGACTGACAGAGTCCTGCCCGCCCTTGGATTCACCTTTGTGGGAGGAGACAGACAGTAAACAGACAGATACATCTTGTGTCAAGAAGCCCTAAGTGGTACgaaggaaaaataaagttgagGAAAAGACAAAGTTAAGTTTGGGCTTGGGGCACAGTGCAGTGTTTTGCAGTTTTATACTGTGGCAGGGCGTCAGGGGGTGcctctcttccttttcatcaggaaaataaaacctttaCCAGGACACCTCCTCTTCCCCAGCTTTTCACATCAGCATCATGAGCCAGAACTGAGTCATAAAGTCACCCCCAAGCTGGGAAATAGGATCAGGATTGTTCAGACCATTGATCTCCAACCTGAGTGAGCAACAGAAGCCCCTGGAGGATTTAAGCCGCAGAtggctgggccccacccccaacaagcctgggctggggcctgagaatttgcatttctaacacgtTCCCAGCATTGATGATGCTGCTGTTCTGGGACGGGGACCGCGCTCTGAGAATCACTGACTTAGACCATTCCTGATCtattattgtctgagccacatcCACAAGCTGCCAGACAAAATCCAGGTTCTATTAGCTACAGAGTGTGGGTGCTGGTCAGTGACTAACAGTGTCCATGTAACACACAGGATACTTAGCCTTgcgtgctaggttgcttcagtcgtgtctgactcttcgcaaccttatggactgtagcccaccagactcctgtgtccttggaattttccagacaagaataccagagtgggttgccatttcctcctccaggggatcttcccccactcagggatcgaaccttcgtgtcttacatcccctgcactggcaggcaagttctttaccactagtgccacctggaaagccccacttAGCCTTAGAAGTTCCTAAATAAAatgatagctattattattattatgggc comes from Cervus elaphus chromosome 1, mCerEla1.1, whole genome shotgun sequence and encodes:
- the CRY2 gene encoding cryptochrome-2; its protein translation is MAAAAAGTTSAAAAAQAPAARGDGASSVHWFRKGLRLHDNPALLAAVRGAHCVRCVYILDPWFAASSSVGINRWRFLLQSLEDLDRSLRKLNSRLFVVRGQPADVFPRLFKEWGVTRLTFEYDSEPFGKERDAAIMKMAKEAGVEVVTENSHTLYDLDKIIELNGQKPPLTYKRFQAIISRMELPRKPVGSVTSPQMEGCRAEIQENHDETYGVPSLEELGFPTEGLGPAVWRGGETEALARLDKHLERKAWVANYERPRMNANSLLASPTGLSPYLRFGCLSCRLFYYRLWDLYKKVKRNSTPPLSLFGQLLWREFFYTAATNNPRFDRMEGNPICIQIPWDRNPEALAKWAEGKTGFPWIDAIMTQLRQEGWIHHLARHAVACFLTRGDLWVSWESGVRVFDELLLDADFSVNAGSWMWLSCSAFFQQFFHCYCPVGFGRRTDPSGDYIRRYLPKLKGFPSRYIYEPWNAPESIQKAAKCVIGVDYPRPIVNHAEASRLNIERMKQVYQQLSRYRGLCLLASVPSCVEDLSNPVAEPSSSQAGSSSSAGPRPLPGGPASPKRKLEAAEEPPGGELSKRARVAESLPSELPSRGV